The following are encoded in a window of Leeia aquatica genomic DNA:
- the gcvP gene encoding aminomethyl-transferring glycine dehydrogenase gives MTTPRRSLAELEQHNDFQRRHIGPSRADQAKMLAELGYSSLDSLMDAIVPASIRRTEPMPLPGAKTEPEALAELRGLAEQNQVFKSYIGMGYYGSHTPGVILRNILENPAWYTAYTPYQPEISQGRLEAILNFQTMISDLTGMDIANASMLDEGTAAAEAMTLALRVGKSKSNVFYVADDVLPQTLDVIQTRAAPLGIEVRICTGDEALENDSFAVLLQYPGVNGDVRDYADWVQRYKARGGMVIVAADLLALTLLAAPGQWGADVAVGNSQRFGVPMGFGGPHAGYMATRDEFKRQMPGRLVGVSVDSHGKPAYRLALQTREQHIRREKATSNICTAQVLLAVIASMYAVYHGPKGLKTIAQRTHRLAGTFAAGLKSLGLGLSNATFFDTVTVQTGNRTASIHAAAAAARINLRVVDDAHIGVSFDETTTRADVQTLWGLFAAAGSSLPDFDRVEADVTDAFPASLLRQGSYLDHPVFHQYHSETEMLRYLRYLADKDIALDRAMIPLGSCTMKLNATSEMIPVTWPEFGQIHPFAPASQTQGYRSMIKQLEDMLCAATGYAAVSLQPNAGSQGEYAGLQIIQAYHRSRGEGHRNICLIPSSAHGTNPASAQMVDMQVVVVKCDENGNVDVADLRAKAEQHSANLAAIMITYPSTHGVFEQGVREICDIIHQHGGQVYVDGANMNALVGLAAPGHFGGDVSHLNLHKTFCIPHGGGGPGVGPVAVGAHLARFLPGHRVLENGEQQIGAVSAAPFGSASILPISWTYIALMGGDGLKYATESAILSANYLARKLSPHFPVLYSGPGGLVAHECIIDLRPLKDSSGISVDDVAKRLMDFGFHAPTMSFPVAGTLMIEPTESESLEELDRFIEAMVTIREEIRAVEEGRLSLQDNPLVHAPHTAQTVLANEWNHAYPREQAAYPVAGLRQRKYWPPVGRVDNVYGDRNLFCSCIPMDAYQ, from the coding sequence ATGACCACCCCCCGCCGTTCGCTGGCTGAACTGGAACAGCACAACGACTTCCAGCGCCGCCATATCGGCCCTTCCCGTGCAGACCAGGCCAAGATGCTGGCTGAGCTGGGTTACAGCTCGCTGGACAGCCTGATGGATGCCATCGTTCCGGCCAGCATTCGCCGCACCGAACCGATGCCGCTGCCGGGCGCCAAAACCGAGCCGGAAGCGCTGGCGGAACTGCGCGGGCTGGCTGAGCAAAATCAGGTGTTCAAGTCCTACATTGGCATGGGTTACTACGGCAGCCATACGCCGGGGGTGATTCTGCGCAACATCCTGGAAAACCCGGCCTGGTATACCGCCTATACGCCGTATCAGCCGGAAATCTCGCAAGGTCGTCTGGAAGCCATCCTCAATTTCCAGACCATGATCAGCGACCTGACCGGCATGGACATCGCCAACGCCTCCATGCTGGATGAAGGTACCGCAGCGGCCGAAGCCATGACACTGGCGCTGCGGGTGGGCAAGTCGAAGTCCAATGTATTCTACGTGGCCGACGACGTGCTGCCGCAAACGCTGGACGTGATTCAAACCCGTGCCGCGCCACTGGGCATTGAAGTGCGCATCTGCACCGGCGACGAAGCCCTGGAGAACGACTCCTTCGCCGTATTGCTGCAATACCCGGGAGTGAACGGTGACGTACGTGACTACGCCGACTGGGTGCAACGCTACAAGGCTCGTGGCGGCATGGTCATCGTCGCTGCCGACCTGCTGGCACTGACGCTGCTGGCTGCCCCCGGCCAATGGGGTGCCGACGTGGCAGTGGGCAACAGCCAGCGCTTCGGCGTGCCGATGGGCTTTGGCGGCCCGCACGCCGGTTACATGGCGACCCGTGATGAATTCAAGCGCCAGATGCCGGGCCGTCTGGTCGGCGTGTCGGTGGACAGCCACGGCAAGCCCGCCTACCGTCTGGCACTGCAAACCCGCGAGCAGCACATCCGCCGCGAGAAGGCCACCTCCAATATCTGTACCGCACAGGTGCTGCTGGCGGTGATTGCCAGCATGTATGCGGTCTACCATGGTCCCAAGGGTCTGAAGACCATCGCCCAGCGCACCCACCGTCTGGCAGGCACCTTTGCCGCCGGGCTGAAGAGCCTGGGCCTGGGGCTGAGCAACGCCACTTTCTTTGATACCGTCACGGTACAGACCGGCAACCGCACCGCCAGCATTCACGCAGCAGCAGCCGCTGCCCGCATCAACCTGCGGGTGGTGGACGACGCCCACATTGGCGTGTCCTTCGACGAAACCACCACGCGCGCTGACGTGCAAACCCTGTGGGGCCTGTTCGCCGCGGCGGGCAGCAGCCTGCCGGACTTCGACCGTGTGGAAGCCGATGTAACGGATGCCTTCCCGGCCAGCCTGCTGCGCCAGGGTAGCTACCTCGACCATCCGGTATTCCATCAGTACCACTCGGAAACCGAGATGCTGCGCTACCTGCGCTATCTGGCGGACAAGGACATTGCGCTGGACCGCGCCATGATCCCGCTCGGCTCCTGCACCATGAAGCTGAATGCCACCAGCGAAATGATCCCGGTGACCTGGCCGGAATTTGGCCAGATCCACCCGTTTGCCCCGGCCAGCCAGACCCAAGGCTACCGCAGCATGATCAAACAGCTGGAAGACATGCTGTGTGCCGCCACCGGCTATGCCGCCGTGTCGCTGCAGCCCAACGCGGGTTCGCAAGGCGAGTACGCGGGTCTGCAGATCATCCAGGCTTACCATCGCAGCCGTGGCGAAGGCCACCGCAACATCTGCCTGATCCCGAGCTCGGCCCACGGTACCAACCCGGCGTCCGCCCAGATGGTGGACATGCAGGTGGTGGTGGTGAAGTGTGATGAGAACGGCAACGTCGACGTGGCCGACCTGCGCGCCAAGGCAGAGCAACACAGCGCCAACCTGGCCGCCATCATGATCACCTATCCGTCCACCCACGGTGTGTTCGAGCAAGGTGTGCGTGAAATCTGCGACATCATCCATCAGCATGGTGGTCAGGTGTATGTGGACGGTGCCAACATGAACGCACTGGTCGGCCTGGCTGCGCCGGGGCACTTCGGCGGCGACGTGTCGCACTTGAACCTGCACAAGACCTTCTGCATTCCGCATGGCGGTGGTGGACCCGGCGTCGGCCCCGTGGCAGTGGGCGCCCATCTGGCGCGTTTCCTGCCGGGTCACCGTGTGCTGGAGAACGGCGAGCAGCAGATTGGCGCCGTGTCTGCCGCACCGTTCGGCTCGGCCAGCATCCTGCCGATTTCCTGGACCTATATCGCCCTGATGGGTGGTGACGGCCTGAAGTACGCCACCGAGAGCGCCATCCTGTCGGCCAACTATCTGGCCCGCAAGCTGTCGCCGCATTTCCCGGTGCTGTACAGCGGCCCGGGCGGGCTGGTGGCACACGAGTGCATCATCGACCTGCGTCCGCTGAAGGACAGCAGCGGCATTTCGGTTGACGATGTGGCCAAGCGCCTGATGGACTTCGGCTTCCATGCCCCGACCATGAGCTTCCCGGTTGCCGGCACGCTGATGATTGAGCCGACCGAGTCCGAATCGCTGGAAGAGCTGGATCGTTTCATCGAAGCGATGGTCACCATCCGCGAAGAAATCCGCGCGGTGGAAGAAGGCCGTCTGTCGCTGCAGGACAACCCGCTGGTGCACGCGCCGCATACCGCACAAACGGTACTGGCCAACGAGTGGAACCATGCTTACCCGCGTGAGCAAGCCGCCTATCCGGTGGCAGGTCTGCGTCAGCGCAAGTACTGGCCGCCCGTCGGCCGGGTGGACAATGTCTATGGTGACCGCAACCTGTTCTGCAGCTGCATCCCAATGGACGCATACCAGTAG
- a CDS encoding DUF3563 family protein produces the protein MFSNLFHLLFSTNEDREREQHEAWLAEAQDLFDLENRMRELDRRPAGNRIFH, from the coding sequence ATGTTCTCGAACCTGTTCCATCTGCTGTTCAGCACCAATGAAGACCGTGAGCGCGAGCAACACGAAGCTTGGCTGGCTGAAGCCCAAGACCTGTTTGACCTGGAAAACCGCATGCGCGAACTGGACCGTCGTCCGGCTGGCAACCGCATTTTCCACTGA
- a CDS encoding substrate-binding periplasmic protein produces MRSCLCAILLLLTTLPAVADTLAIKLFASEFPPLQYPGPDGDAQGYVHQFLQEALQRTQQQLGTDVTFKADPLSFLPLKRALLNVQTTPNSLLLSVARTPDREQDMLWVAVVSPYDIWLYRKRSTQPKPTDILALRGKGYRIGVQDGSNVQEWLLKQGIGQSPDNTVLDPVPQNALNLGKAVMGRIDFFAHPDISLGLRAREQRVDARQLEPVFRLDALSTPLWLAANKQTDPRLIGALRQQLQQMAQQGRLDALQKAWHDAQP; encoded by the coding sequence GTGCGTTCCTGCCTCTGCGCGATTCTGCTGCTGCTCACGACCCTGCCCGCTGTGGCGGACACACTGGCCATCAAACTGTTTGCCAGTGAATTCCCGCCCTTGCAGTACCCGGGGCCTGATGGCGATGCGCAAGGCTATGTCCACCAGTTTCTGCAAGAAGCACTGCAACGTACGCAACAGCAACTGGGCACCGATGTCACATTCAAAGCCGATCCCCTCAGCTTTTTACCGCTCAAGCGCGCCCTGCTGAATGTCCAAACCACGCCCAACAGCCTGCTGCTCAGCGTGGCACGTACGCCGGATCGGGAGCAAGACATGCTGTGGGTGGCCGTGGTATCCCCCTACGACATCTGGCTGTATCGCAAACGCAGCACCCAGCCCAAACCCACGGACATCCTGGCCCTGCGCGGCAAGGGTTATCGCATCGGCGTGCAGGATGGCAGTAATGTGCAGGAATGGTTGCTCAAACAAGGGATTGGCCAGTCACCAGACAATACGGTGCTCGACCCGGTCCCGCAGAACGCCCTCAACCTGGGCAAAGCCGTGATGGGTCGCATCGATTTCTTTGCCCACCCGGACATCAGCCTGGGCCTCCGCGCCCGTGAGCAGCGGGTTGATGCACGTCAGTTGGAGCCCGTGTTCCGGCTGGATGCCCTCAGCACCCCGTTGTGGCTGGCAGCCAACAAACAGACCGATCCTCGCTTGATCGGCGCCTTGCGACAGCAGCTGCAGCAGATGGCGCAGCAAGGCCGACTGGATGCCTTGCAAAAGGCCTGGCACGATGCACAACCATGA
- a CDS encoding DUF2087 domain-containing protein, protein MSKTLVPYLVPDVSDLARALRRHWPSHPDMPGQVDMLNLLARCAGFSNFQSYRQHALRPQKTEVSHPPVPALAQKFMQLLDAQGQLTRWPSGRPLQQLALWYLWGRFDRRRSYHEREVNTLLNQHHRFGDPALLRREMVGLGLLSRSDDCRDYRRLSPQPPDDVIAVLKHRERQLQAA, encoded by the coding sequence GTGTCCAAAACCCTTGTACCTTACCTTGTGCCCGACGTGTCTGATCTGGCACGCGCCTTGCGCCGCCATTGGCCAAGCCATCCCGACATGCCGGGTCAGGTCGACATGCTGAACCTGCTGGCACGCTGCGCCGGTTTCAGCAATTTTCAGAGCTATCGCCAGCACGCGCTGCGCCCACAGAAAACCGAGGTATCCCACCCGCCGGTACCGGCGCTGGCGCAAAAATTCATGCAGCTGCTGGATGCACAGGGCCAGTTGACCCGCTGGCCATCGGGCCGCCCCCTGCAGCAACTGGCCTTGTGGTATCTGTGGGGTCGCTTTGACCGCCGCCGCAGCTACCACGAGCGGGAGGTCAATACCCTGCTCAACCAGCACCACCGTTTCGGTGACCCGGCCTTGCTGCGCCGGGAAATGGTCGGGCTGGGCCTGCTCAGCCGCAGTGACGACTGTCGGGACTACCGCCGTCTGTCACCGCAGCCCCCTGATGACGTCATCGCCGTATTGAAGCACCGGGAACGCCAGTTGCAGGCCGCCTGA
- a CDS encoding MFS transporter — MFASLRQRDVMVVTLAAAGLLMVSMGIRQSLGLFVGPINRATGMGVATISLALAIGQFVWGAVQPIAGMVADRKGPQQALLVGVLLLAAGCALTPLAGQGWALSITLGLFAAAGSGIAGFSVLLGAASQRLPASARADASGVINAGGSFGQFVFAPLLQKLILGIGWMGALWTMALAALATLPLIGKLGGREQALPSASAEAQPLGAVVRQAMQDRSYLLLHAGFFTCGFHIAFLVTHLPGEVNLCGLPPQVASWSLAIIGLANIFGSLYAGRCIGQYRSKYVLAAMYGSRALLVGLYLLAPRTPLTYYLFAAGLGFTWLATVPPTAALVGKLFGTRYLATLFGLTLLSHQVGGFLGAWLGGQALVKLGNFNAMWYADMALAAMAAIVNLPIRERPVQAAQPA; from the coding sequence ATGTTTGCCAGTTTGCGACAACGTGATGTGATGGTGGTCACCCTGGCCGCGGCCGGTCTGCTGATGGTGTCCATGGGGATTCGTCAGTCGCTGGGGCTTTTCGTGGGCCCGATCAACCGGGCGACCGGCATGGGGGTGGCGACCATCAGTCTGGCGCTGGCCATTGGCCAGTTTGTGTGGGGGGCGGTGCAACCCATTGCCGGGATGGTGGCAGACCGTAAAGGCCCGCAGCAAGCGCTGCTGGTAGGGGTCTTGCTGCTGGCTGCGGGGTGTGCGCTGACACCGCTGGCGGGGCAGGGCTGGGCCTTGTCGATCACACTGGGGCTGTTTGCCGCGGCGGGTTCCGGCATCGCCGGGTTCTCCGTGCTGCTGGGGGCGGCTTCACAGCGCCTGCCGGCCAGTGCCCGCGCAGATGCGTCCGGAGTGATCAATGCAGGCGGATCGTTTGGCCAGTTTGTGTTCGCTCCCTTGCTGCAAAAGCTGATACTGGGCATCGGCTGGATGGGGGCACTCTGGACCATGGCACTGGCGGCGTTGGCCACCTTGCCCTTGATTGGCAAGCTGGGCGGACGAGAGCAGGCCCTGCCAAGCGCAAGTGCCGAGGCACAACCGCTGGGCGCGGTGGTACGGCAGGCGATGCAGGACCGCAGCTATCTGCTGCTGCATGCCGGCTTCTTTACCTGCGGTTTCCACATTGCCTTTCTGGTCACCCACCTGCCGGGTGAGGTCAATCTTTGCGGGCTGCCACCTCAGGTGGCCAGCTGGTCACTGGCCATTATCGGACTGGCCAATATTTTTGGTAGTCTGTATGCCGGGCGTTGCATTGGCCAATACCGCAGCAAGTATGTGCTGGCGGCCATGTATGGTTCGCGGGCCTTGCTGGTGGGACTGTATCTGCTGGCACCACGCACACCGCTGACCTATTACCTGTTTGCTGCCGGGCTGGGCTTTACCTGGCTGGCGACCGTACCGCCCACTGCCGCGCTGGTCGGCAAACTGTTCGGTACCCGCTACCTGGCCACGCTGTTTGGTCTGACCTTGCTGTCGCATCAGGTGGGCGGCTTTCTGGGGGCGTGGCTGGGCGGACAAGCCTTGGTCAAGCTGGGGAACTTCAATGCCATGTGGTATGCCGACATGGCATTGGCGGCGATGGCGGCCATCGTGAACTTGCCGATTCGAGAGCGGCCGGTGCAGGCCGCTCAACCGGCTTGA
- a CDS encoding LysR substrate-binding domain-containing protein codes for MKALQAFAAVMRSGSFTLAAAELHVSAGAIGQQIQKLEAMLGYPLFQRSTRQLWATAAAQTYWQQLQPILQQLQALHQTTPRTDTVRMTLPPSFASRWLAPRLEHLARQHPHIRLHVHTSIQPMDLVQEGFDLAIRYFTGEDEGLESQLLCPDEVRVFCSPSYQQQLSLWQVDDLSRATLYATPLQPYWAAWFDRFSSLTPQHVQAIPQIHVDQGVIAIEACSRGQGMLMISPVLVADELANGRLMEPFPCRLPLNHGYHVVHRPQRLSTAARTVKAWLLAEAQQTTG; via the coding sequence ATGAAAGCCCTGCAAGCCTTTGCTGCGGTCATGCGCAGCGGCAGCTTCACGCTTGCAGCGGCTGAGCTGCATGTCAGCGCCGGGGCCATTGGGCAACAAATCCAGAAACTCGAAGCCATGCTGGGTTACCCCTTGTTTCAGCGAAGCACCCGACAGCTATGGGCCACTGCCGCGGCCCAAACCTACTGGCAGCAGTTGCAACCCATCTTGCAGCAACTGCAGGCACTGCATCAGACGACACCACGCACCGATACAGTGCGCATGACCTTGCCACCCAGTTTCGCCTCGCGCTGGCTGGCTCCCCGTCTGGAGCACCTGGCCCGGCAACACCCACACATACGCCTGCACGTGCACACCTCGATCCAGCCCATGGATCTGGTACAGGAAGGCTTTGATCTGGCCATCCGCTACTTCACCGGTGAGGACGAGGGGCTGGAAAGCCAGTTACTCTGTCCGGACGAAGTGCGCGTTTTCTGCAGCCCAAGCTATCAGCAACAGCTGTCGCTATGGCAGGTCGATGACCTCAGCCGCGCCACGCTCTATGCCACCCCGCTACAGCCCTACTGGGCGGCCTGGTTTGACCGCTTCAGTAGCCTGACACCCCAACACGTGCAGGCCATACCGCAGATCCACGTCGATCAGGGCGTGATCGCCATTGAAGCCTGCAGCCGAGGCCAAGGCATGCTGATGATCAGCCCGGTGCTGGTGGCCGATGAGCTGGCCAATGGCCGCCTGATGGAACCCTTCCCCTGTCGCCTGCCGCTCAACCACGGCTACCATGTGGTGCATCGACCGCAGCGGCTCTCCACCGCAGCACGCACGGTCAAAGCCTGGCTGCTGGCGGAGGCACAGCAAACTACAGGCTGA
- a CDS encoding LysR family transcriptional regulator, producing MTSPTLPQPNPDWNDLFFFSQVVQHGGFAAASRVLGVPKSRLSRRIALLEQALGVRLLQRSTRRLALTDIGHQYLQHCLSMRLAADAAQETVQRVHTIPRGRVRFSCPIAIAQGLLLHTLPEFMLRYPEVSVEVEVTSRRVDLIEDGFDFALRVRQESDEDAGVVVRRLSRSQPVMVASPAWLAHAGWPQQPQDLLGKPTVSLRPHDGRFQLRFSHPDGQQVLVPHQPRLVCDDMQLLKSAILSGVGAGWLPAYLCGKELATGDLQLLLPDWQLPSGFFHLAYASRRGLTPAVRALIDFLVDTLEAVSL from the coding sequence ATGACTTCGCCGACCCTGCCGCAGCCAAATCCTGACTGGAATGACCTGTTTTTCTTCAGCCAGGTGGTTCAGCATGGGGGGTTTGCAGCCGCCAGCCGGGTACTCGGGGTGCCCAAATCCCGCTTGTCGCGCCGGATTGCCCTGTTGGAGCAGGCGCTGGGGGTAAGATTGCTGCAGCGGAGTACGCGGCGACTGGCACTGACGGATATCGGCCACCAATACCTGCAGCACTGCTTGAGCATGCGCCTTGCCGCGGATGCGGCGCAGGAAACCGTGCAACGGGTGCATACCATCCCGCGCGGCCGGGTACGCTTCAGTTGCCCGATCGCCATTGCGCAGGGGCTGCTGCTGCACACCTTGCCAGAGTTCATGCTGCGCTACCCGGAGGTCAGCGTCGAGGTGGAGGTGACCAGCCGGCGAGTCGACCTGATTGAAGACGGCTTTGATTTCGCCTTGCGGGTGCGGCAGGAGTCTGATGAGGACGCTGGGGTTGTCGTCAGGCGGCTATCCCGCTCGCAGCCGGTGATGGTGGCCAGCCCGGCCTGGCTGGCACACGCCGGCTGGCCACAGCAGCCGCAGGATCTGCTGGGCAAGCCTACCGTCAGCCTGCGCCCGCATGATGGTCGCTTCCAGCTGCGCTTCAGTCATCCGGATGGGCAGCAGGTGCTGGTGCCGCACCAGCCCCGGCTGGTGTGCGATGACATGCAGTTGCTCAAGTCTGCCATCCTGAGCGGAGTCGGTGCGGGCTGGTTGCCTGCCTACCTGTGCGGCAAGGAGCTAGCGACCGGTGACTTGCAGCTGCTGCTGCCGGACTGGCAGCTGCCCAGTGGATTTTTCCACCTGGCCTACGCCAGCCGTCGCGGCCTGACGCCTGCGGTACGGGCATTGATCGACTTCCTGGTGGATACGCTGGAGGCAGTCAGCCTGTAG
- a CDS encoding FMN-dependent NADH-azoreductase, protein MNILHLDSSPLMTHSVSRQLTAKLVSQLQQQNPDATLTYRDLAQNAPSHLSYSELGAAQQDPSEWSQTLRQDVETAKAILAEFLAADAIVVGAPMYNFSIPSQLKAWIDRISVAGTTFKYTETGPVGLLSGKTVYIVSSRGGLYGSANAMDHQEAYLKTVFQFLGLSDVQIIRAEGVNMGDSMRQQALQAAQQDIAAVAA, encoded by the coding sequence ATGAACATCCTGCATCTCGATTCCAGCCCGCTGATGACCCACTCGGTGTCACGCCAACTGACCGCCAAGCTGGTCAGCCAACTGCAGCAGCAAAACCCGGATGCCACCCTCACCTATCGCGATCTGGCGCAGAACGCCCCCAGCCACTTGTCTTACAGCGAACTGGGTGCCGCCCAGCAAGACCCGTCGGAATGGAGCCAGACGCTGCGGCAGGATGTAGAAACCGCCAAGGCCATCCTCGCCGAGTTTCTGGCAGCCGATGCCATCGTCGTCGGTGCACCGATGTACAACTTCTCCATCCCCAGCCAGTTGAAGGCCTGGATTGACCGCATCTCGGTAGCGGGTACCACCTTCAAGTACACCGAAACCGGCCCGGTCGGCCTGCTCAGCGGCAAAACGGTCTATATCGTGTCCAGCCGGGGCGGCCTGTATGGCAGCGCCAATGCCATGGACCATCAGGAGGCTTACCTGAAGACCGTGTTCCAGTTCCTGGGTCTGAGCGATGTGCAGATCATCCGCGCCGAAGGCGTCAACATGGGGGACAGCATGCGTCAGCAAGCGCTGCAAGCCGCGCAGCAGGACATTGCCGCCGTCGCTGCCTGA
- a CDS encoding catalase: protein MSKPIMHSAAGAPVINNQNSLSAGPRGPVLLQDVWLLEKLAHFDRERIPERVVHAKGSGAYGTLTITQDITAWSKAAVFSQVGKQTPLFLRFSTVAGERGAADAERDVRGFALKFYTEEGNWDVVGNNTPVFFLRDPLKFPDFIHTQKRDPQTNLRNPVAAWDFWSQHPESLHQLTILMSDRGLPRNYRQLNGYGSHTYSFINARNERFWVKFHFKSMQGHSFYTDSEGADIVGSDRESAQRDLFAAIEEGNFPRWKFMVQVMPEAEAQQYRINPFDLTKVWPHADYPLMEVGILELNRNPQDYFAEVEQAAFTPANVVPGIGFSPDRMLQGRLFSYGDTQRYRLGVNHHQIPVNAPRCPFHSVHRDGGMRLAAPSGPNYQPSSLPGALQDQPQQTEPNLDLFGSAGHWDHRVDDDYYSQPGALFRLMDAAQQTRLFGNIARSMRPVPVEIQQRMLAHFAKVDPNYAAGVAAALQG from the coding sequence ATGTCCAAGCCCATCATGCACAGCGCTGCTGGCGCCCCCGTGATCAACAACCAGAACAGCCTGAGTGCCGGTCCGCGTGGCCCCGTGCTGCTGCAGGATGTCTGGTTGCTGGAGAAACTGGCCCACTTCGATCGCGAACGCATTCCGGAGCGTGTGGTCCATGCTAAGGGCTCTGGCGCCTATGGCACCTTGACCATCACGCAGGACATCACGGCCTGGAGCAAGGCCGCCGTCTTCAGCCAGGTCGGCAAGCAGACGCCGCTGTTCCTGCGCTTTTCCACCGTCGCCGGGGAACGCGGAGCCGCCGATGCCGAACGCGATGTACGCGGCTTTGCCCTCAAGTTTTACACCGAAGAGGGCAACTGGGATGTGGTGGGTAACAACACGCCGGTGTTCTTCCTGCGCGATCCGCTGAAATTCCCGGATTTCATCCATACCCAGAAACGGGACCCGCAAACCAACCTGCGTAACCCGGTTGCTGCCTGGGATTTCTGGTCACAGCATCCGGAAAGCCTGCACCAGCTGACCATCCTGATGAGCGACCGTGGCCTGCCACGCAACTACCGCCAGCTCAATGGCTATGGCAGCCACACCTACAGCTTCATCAATGCCCGCAATGAACGCTTCTGGGTGAAATTCCACTTCAAGTCGATGCAGGGGCACAGCTTCTATACCGACTCAGAAGGCGCAGACATTGTCGGCTCCGACCGCGAAAGCGCCCAGCGTGACCTGTTTGCCGCCATCGAAGAGGGCAACTTCCCGCGCTGGAAGTTCATGGTCCAGGTGATGCCGGAAGCCGAGGCACAACAATACCGCATCAACCCGTTCGACCTGACCAAGGTGTGGCCACACGCGGACTACCCGCTGATGGAGGTCGGCATCCTCGAACTCAATCGCAATCCGCAGGATTATTTTGCTGAAGTCGAGCAGGCCGCCTTTACCCCGGCCAATGTGGTACCCGGCATTGGCTTCTCGCCAGACCGCATGCTGCAGGGTCGCCTATTCTCCTACGGCGACACCCAGCGCTACCGCCTGGGGGTCAACCACCACCAGATCCCGGTAAACGCACCGCGTTGCCCCTTCCACAGCGTGCATCGCGATGGCGGCATGCGACTGGCGGCCCCAAGCGGTCCGAACTACCAGCCGAGCAGCCTGCCCGGCGCCCTGCAGGACCAGCCCCAGCAGACTGAGCCCAATCTGGACCTGTTCGGCAGCGCAGGGCATTGGGATCACCGGGTGGATGACGACTACTACAGCCAGCCCGGTGCCCTGTTTCGCCTGATGGATGCTGCCCAGCAGACCCGCTTGTTTGGCAACATCGCCCGCTCGATGCGTCCTGTACCCGTGGAGATCCAGCAGCGCATGCTGGCGCACTTTGCCAAGGTAGACCCGAACTATGCGGCCGGTGTGGCGGCGGCCTTGCAAGGTTGA
- a CDS encoding Dps family protein — MEINLGIPETNRQQIAEGLSRLLADTYTLYLQTHNFHWNVTGPMFNTLHLMFETQYNELALAVDLIAERIRSLGFPAPGTYQSFARLTSIAEVEGVPKAQEMLAILLKGQEAVVRTARSLFPLVDEVNDEATADLLTQRMQLHEKTAWMLRSMLD; from the coding sequence ATGGAGATCAACTTGGGGATTCCTGAAACCAACCGGCAACAGATTGCCGAGGGCTTGTCCCGCCTGCTGGCTGACACCTACACCCTCTACCTGCAAACCCATAACTTCCACTGGAACGTGACCGGGCCAATGTTCAACACCCTGCACTTGATGTTCGAGACGCAGTACAACGAACTGGCACTGGCGGTAGACCTGATTGCCGAGCGTATCCGCTCGCTGGGCTTCCCCGCACCGGGTACCTATCAGTCCTTTGCCCGGCTGACGTCGATTGCCGAGGTCGAAGGCGTGCCCAAGGCGCAGGAGATGCTGGCCATCCTGCTGAAAGGGCAGGAAGCGGTGGTACGTACCGCCCGCAGCCTGTTCCCGCTGGTGGATGAAGTGAACGACGAAGCCACCGCCGACTTGCTGACCCAGCGCATGCAGCTGCATGAGAAAACCGCCTGGATGCTGCGCAGCATGCTGGATTGA